In the Telopea speciosissima isolate NSW1024214 ecotype Mountain lineage chromosome 2, Tspe_v1, whole genome shotgun sequence genome, one interval contains:
- the LOC122650803 gene encoding uncharacterized protein LOC122650803 has translation MTRQIMLRRQPLLADKNSTTNQKKRFAEFAGGTTAECAAVCCCFPCGLLNLLVLAMYKLPAGLCRKALRKMKKKEKQRLKNGLLMQRRNCCTGGCDQTESQVHPVSVDLWPLDKSDKDKDDLTAKKVLELEKEMWDRFYGTGFWRSSSQRD, from the coding sequence ATGACTCGACAAATCATGCTCCGCCGCCAACCTCTACTGGCGGACAAGAATTCCACGACGAACCAGAAGAAGAGGTTCGCCGAGTTCGCCGGAGGGACAACCGCAGAGTGTGCCGCCGTATGTTGCTGCTTCCCTTGCGGGCTTCTGAACCTGCTCGTCCTCGCCATGTATAAGTTGCCTGCAGGGCTATGCAGGAAAGCCttaaggaagatgaagaagaaggagaaacagaGATTGAAGAACGGGCTTTTGATGCAGAGACGCAACTGCTGCACGGGTGGTTGCGACCAGACAGAGTCGCAGGTACACCCAGTTTCGGTGGATTTGTGGCCGTTGGATAAGTCGGATAAAGACAAAGACGATCTGACAGCAAAGAAGGTTCTAGAGttggagaaggagatgtgggacCGGTTCTACGGTACGGGATTCTGGAGAAGTTCTTCCCAGAGGGATTAA